aatcaTTGTTAAGTAATTATAACTCACAAGAAGGTCTGCTGCATAGAAGTTATGTATGTGGTTGGGTGTTGaggaaatgtttaaaatatatatgtaaagcaTGCAAAACTTGTCGAAGCCAATTAATTGATGAAGAAAATTTAActcaaaatcaatatatattagaaaaagaaCATGACAACAGACAGTGGCTTGTATATCCCtcaatagatataaataattattttgcagaACTACAAAACATAACATCTACGATGTTAAAAGATGGCATGGAAGGTAAAAATGttagaaaaacaattaaattaataaatgagaCATTAAACTGCTCTATATTTACTTGTGAAAatcatagaaaaaaattaaaagaatattttgatgACAATtccataaatttattaatttatagttgGTGTCGGACAATAAATCGAATTTTATGTGGCAAAGTTACATATGATGGCGACGATTTCTTCAAAATTAGTGCacaattgtattataaaaagaaaagacacaataaaggtataaaataacattttcttttatttatttgtcactTAGAACGATAATTATCACCCCTACTAGACTACTACTAATTTAAGTAGTTTGTTTTTAGATTTGTAAATACAGTGatgttaagtatatttttttgctttcattattttcatattaatagaTTATAATTCGTTGGTTAAATAGAAAAATGGCATTATTCAAAAATAGCAAATTTTGCAATACAcacatttaaagtttttattttattcaacttaatTTTCCTTATAATGGTTATACTAGACGTAAGTGTTATAATTATAGCATTTTAAAGGTTATAAAGATCaagttatcatttttattttaacctaATTATAAAAAGGGGTCATTTCTAGCAAGAAAAGTAATTgttctatataattaaaaacaattctttGAACTTATTTCggcaattttataaagattttttatccatataaaaataatgttggtTACAGACTTTccagtaataattattaattatacttttagcAAATTTTGAGTAATGTAATTTTTCCAAATAATCGACGAATTTTCATCACTATATTTACAGATCTAAAATCAATCTACTTAATATGTACTTAATCTATTTTCATGATATCAAAAGGGATGGGTTAGTGTAGGGTCAAGATTTACAGATGGCGTTAATGTGGTGTTGGCAAAAATAATCGCAGAGTGGGCTCtctattttaagtatattactTTTCTCTATGCTTTTTGTGCACCTGGCAGCCCTGTTGGGTACAGCGGCAAAGTTAAAACCAGTTAAAACTtgtaaattcatattttcaGAAACGATTTCGTTAGTAAATCacagaataatataaaattatcagttTATATTACTCATATTGGATCAtccctaaattttcataattatttaataaggaAGTCAAATTATAATCTTGTATATCAACTTATCAAGATTACGAAAATGTTTTAACTATACATTTATATAGCAATTCTAGTTGTTAGTGTTTAAAAAATAGATTACATAGATCATGTTTTTGTcgttatatgaaataatatatgtCGTGTTAAATTTGTAGGTTATGGCGTCTACAAAGTGTAAAGTGGAATCAGGTATTCAATTATTAGCGCGGTTATcaaaaaaaacaagtattgAACGATTTTATCCAATCATTTTTGAAAATGGACCAAAACTAGGAGATGTTATTGAATTATACAGTGAGGGAAGTGCATCTTGTCTCCTTGCAGATTTAATATGCGAATCTCTAATGCCTAATGATTTAAATGGACCTCAAGCTAgcattatagtttttaatactGATGGTAAATTGACATTGgattatattataactttagCGAAAACTAAATTGGTAAAACGTTTGAAGAGTACAAATAAACCATGTCATGACTACAATGTTATAAATACTTTACTGAGTTCTATGTTGGAAAACttgtttattttagaaatttataatataactcaATTCTATGTTAGCATTCAAAATTTAGAGtcttttttagttaaaaatccTAATGTATCACTTTGTATATTTGATACACTAACAGCTTTTTATTGGGATGAACAGAATTTACAGAAAGTTACTAAAATGGATTCATACATCAAAAAATTACTccgaataattcaaaaagtagtaaaagattttaaaataacagttcTATACAGAAGACCAGAATATTTCAGCACTAGTAAAGAATCCATTGAAAACTTAAAACCTTGCTGTGAACACACAGCATCAGAACAAATCAATTACAGAATACAGATTGTCTATAATGATAAGGATGCTAATTTCATTAATGTTAGGACATTCAATggacaatttaaaaaagaatttaatatacTTGATGATGAAATAGTGTGGTTataggaaaaatatatttttttataagaatggaGTTTTATTTGGCAGTCGGGAATATATTAGATAAGTAAAGGGtagaaatattagaaaaaagaaTTGTTTAAGAAACTTAGTACcactattattttttgtgcagtgtttaatagataattataaataagacaAATGTAAACAATCTcaagagtaattttttttttaaagtaaagtgAAAAAGTAATATTACACAATTCTATCTTCAATTCAAattcaataacattttaatgccaagattttcatatttatatcttattttaatataccaGGCTTGTGCATGTTAAGTGTTGATAAGTATATTTTCATCAATTCAACTAGGTTGATAAAGACATAACCAAGTTATGTAATTAATccaattactttaatttttgtgaaatattCTCACATTTTCTATGTtacttaaaaaacttaatatttattccGACTGTGCTAAATTGTGACATATTAAGGAATAGTTCTACAATAGTATCAGAGAacattagaattttttaaattatatatgagtactcgctatattttaatatttaatgtgcATTGAAGAGTTAAGAAAAATTATTGCCTactaattctaaaatatttaaagttatttcattgtgtaaaagaaattttaacaaaaatattcttttcattttataagGTTTACTATTTAAGTTTACCTACCATGATATTTGAACCTTATTTCTaatctgtaaaaaatatttaagcttACATGTtaataaaactaacaataacattattattcacACATTAATCTAAGCCAATAGAGAGATCATAAGCAATTTAAGATTATCATTTGAGAttattcttaattataattaatatcacatcattaaataaattaaatacataaatgctGCCAAGGCATGGCTAAAGTAGTTAAGATTTTCCCATTTGTTGACTGTATGGTAAAATGAATACCCTGATTCTTGAACAGAAAATGATGCTTCAAACATAACTCCAAGGTAAGCAAGATGTATAATGGTTAGAATAGAAAATAAGGTATTGACAAAAACTGCTAAGAAACTGTTTTTCTTATACTTATGATCGCATTGTTTTACACAAGGGTTAGCTAAACAGCAAACCTCTAGAGCTAATGCAACTTTGTAACGAAAGTTGTACTCCACATAAGAGAATGTCCCAATGCTAAGCAGTACTGCAgagaattgaaaattaaaaccaTGTAACAAAGATGATACTGCATATGTTGTaagtattgaaataaattgacCGTATGGTTGGCATGTTTTAAACACATAATTCTTTAACCACTGATGCATTGGTATATTCCAAAAAATAACAACTTGTACAAGAGACCGTGGCAATTCAATATAGAGTGGCTTGGTCACTTGTATATCTGAATGGCAATCATTTGTTAATCCAAACCCAGCACTTATCATAGATACAATAGACATACTTGAGACAAAATAATGAGACATCCTGAAAGCTTGAGCATCTCGATAAGCAGTTAACCATTTAGTTACATTATCATCTATGTACCAAGGCACAATACAATtagataaaactaaaaacaccatagaaataaaaagattaacaaatattatttttatccatCTCCTAGTCAAAAATTTTACATGAAGGTATTGATCATAAGAGTGAAATGAAATCCACGGGCCAAGAATACAATTAGCTGGACAAAGTACGTACCCTCCAAATTCAAGTGGATTTAACAtttgtttatacaaatttcTGTCCAATTCAATAGCTACAGAAATAACTTTCATGGCGACAATCATCTGAATACCCCTTATTTGCTGCCATGTCTTTgggtttattaaatatatttcacatgATAGTAAGAAAACAATAACACAGAAAGATATAAAGAAACCTCTTGattttttcgtaaaaattgATAACAAAAATATGAGTAAATACGTTCCGATGGTAAGTCCAAAAATCCAAGTAAGCGCCCAGCCGATGTTGTAATAAAGAAGAAAACTACCTAAGACGAGAGACAAACTGTGTCTTACATTGTGGGGCATAGAGATGCACTGAATAATAAGGCGTAAACAGACATTTGCTATAATTAAATCCTTGGCGAAACGTAGTCCTTCGTATAGCGTAGGTTCACCACACAAAGAAATATAAGTCCATGTATTTTCAATGTATTCATCTTCTTCATCCATGTTAACACACCGGCTAATACGCTAGCTttcttatgaataaaatatattacatctCACACAATAAtggatataattatacaaatatccaaCTATGAAATCTCTTactacttcttttttttttttgtaaaataatttactttccCATCGAATTgtttaacaattatttcaaaatatcacGAATTGATCAAAAGATTGATCAAAATCAAAAGATAGAAGGTACACAACACCAGTGTGACCGTCTCAAAAATGGCGAATCTGCCACAGACTGGGTAAATAATCTGCCAAATCTGCCACACTTGACGACAAAAACGCCAAAAATATGCCACCatggaaagtaaaaaaaaaaaacaacgaataaaacgtaatttctttaatcaacacaaaaaaaataataattttacaatttcgaAAATCAGTATTACATCTACTACATACTAGGTAGTTAGGTACTATTAGTTTGTATCACAGGTTTGTATCAACATTTGCCTCCAAATTTTCGTCTTCATTCTTCATGTCCATAGATTTAAACGACatgttttttaacatatttttatttggtttaaaGGAGACGCAATCTCCGTGTTCCTTTATCCCCTCTTTTGTGATAATTATAGCTGACACGTGTTTATTTAAGAACCTATTCCttattttggttttctttaagtTTACTTGCGAGAATATTCTCACGCACCAAGCCTTTGACATCGCCAAAATTAATAAGGCTTTAGCGAAATTTGCAATATTTGGATATTTTTCTGCCCCTTTCGCGTCCAGCATTTTTCCAATTGTTCCCCAAAATTTGTCCACACTCAAAATTGTGCTGGTGGTGCTACTTCCACCTGATTCTAACAAATCTCTTACTTTTGTGTCAAATTTAATTTGTCGAAGTTCGTATtctaaattttgaatattttttcgtccactATGATAGGGATTTTTTTTGCGGCGTTTAAAGTTGACGCAAAATCTTTGTAAACCACATACTGTGGATCCAGAAACTATaagtctttaaaaatattgttcagtggCAAACGTGTCTTTAACTGAGTACAAAGTTCAGCCAGAAATGTTTACATTCTGTGAATGAAAGATTGGATTTCAGGTTTCAAAGTTACGTCTACTAACAAGCGATCGAGTTCAGCGTTCACGTTAACGCCTAAGTATTgttggccgaagacgggcagtagcgttaccaacccagcgtggtgattatgggcaaaaacccctaTGAGTTCGCGTCAAAAGTTTCGGCACTCAGTTCCAGATAGCCCCACTATTCGCGGCTACGGCAGTGGCCACGGTAaaggtggggtagagggtgctaagaatcaccgggttACGGGAGGCTGCCAATCAAAATTACACCTGGCTACGtacccggtgagaacctgcgtcaaaAGAAGGTAaggggcttgcgcttacggtGCATctaccgctcaaggaccggagCACCCGTAGGGTCTTGTCCAACGTGGTGGTTCTCACCGAGACGTATGAgacgaacccgcgtctccgactgaccgtgtcggactcactatagacggcgccacggtttgcttaaaccgaaaataaaatcatcatatcaaaaatttcgatctatgTACCcgacatcgttccatagcttaattggctagagcgccgacatggtcagtcggagacgcgagttcgaaccccgctggagcggtcaatttttgatatgatattcaaaaatgtttagaattccttatgtgtgggtaacacaaaaataaaatcgtacataactGATAGCCCTTTTCTGAAGaataaaaatgacattaataTTAGCCGCATTGCCCCATAGCAAAATGCCATAGGACATTAGACTATGGAAGTAGCTGAAGTAAACCAATCTAGCTGTATCCACATCTGTTAATAACCTTATTCTTTTAACCACGTACTCTGCAGAACTTAGTCTGCACTGCAACTTTGAATCAATGGTGATTCCTAGAAAAACGGTTGAGTTAACTAAGTTCAATTTATCACTATTGAGTTTTGGATGCATGtcaatttgttttacatttggagcagaaaatttgatacaattagtttttttactatTCAGAAGTAAGTTATTCACACTAAACCAGTGCACGAGTTCAGAAAGAGCTTtctcatcattacagtctatacagtccactgctggacataggcctccacaatttacgccaaaaataacgtgaactcatgtgttttgcccatagtcaccacgctgggcaggcgggttggtgaccgcagtactggctttgtcgcaccgaagacgctgctgcccgtcttcggcctgtgtatttcaaagccagcagttggatggttatcccgccaccggtcggctttttaagttccaaggtggtagcggaactgtgttatcccttagtcgcctcttacgacacccacgggaagagaggaggtggctatattctttagtaccgtagccacacagtacatagcTTTCTATTAGGCATTAAGTTTAATagtatattgataaaaatatctattctCCTTTATGTTATTCAGTTATTATTTGGTTTTggttatataatgaaaatagaaaattttcta
This is a stretch of genomic DNA from Melitaea cinxia chromosome 2, ilMelCinx1.1, whole genome shotgun sequence. It encodes these proteins:
- the LOC123665635 gene encoding protein-serine O-palmitoleoyltransferase porcupine — encoded protein: MDEEDEYIENTWTYISLCGEPTLYEGLRFAKDLIIANVCLRLIIQCISMPHNVRHSLSLVLGSFLLYYNIGWALTWIFGLTIGTYLLIFLLSIFTKKSRGFFISFCVIVFLLSCEIYLINPKTWQQIRGIQMIVAMKVISVAIELDRNLYKQMLNPLEFGGYVLCPANCILGPWISFHSYDQYLHVKFLTRRWIKIIFVNLFISMVFLVLSNCIVPWYIDDNVTKWLTAYRDAQAFRMSHYFVSSMSIVSMISAGFGLTNDCHSDIQVTKPLYIELPRSLVQVVIFWNIPMHQWLKNYVFKTCQPYGQFISILTTYAVSSLLHGFNFQFSAVLLSIGTFSYVEYNFRYKVALALEVCCLANPCVKQCDHKYKKNSFLAVFVNTLFSILTIIHLAYLGVMFEASFSVQESGYSFYHTVNKWENLNYFSHALAAFMYLIYLMM
- the LOC123665646 gene encoding DNA repair protein XRCC2-like, with amino-acid sequence MASTKCKVESGIQLLARLSKKTSIERFYPIIFENGPKLGDVIELYSEGSASCLLADLICESLMPNDLNGPQASIIVFNTDGKLTLDYIITLAKTKLVKRLKSTNKPCHDYNVINTLLSSMLENLFILEIYNITQFYVSIQNLESFLVKNPNVSLCIFDTLTAFYWDEQNLQKVTKMDSYIKKLLRIIQKVVKDFKITVLYRRPEYFSTSKESIENLKPCCEHTASEQINYRIQIVYNDKDANFINVRTFNGQFKKEFNILDDEIVWL